The Marivirga salinae DNA window TTTACTTATCCATTTTGCGGAGCTTTCTGAAACTGTTCAAGGAAAGTTTGTTAAAGTATTGAAAGCAAATCAGTTATACACCAATGGGAAAGTGAATTTCAAAGAAGCAAAAAGGAGTGAGGCTCAATTGATTTTTACTCTTTCCCCACAGAAGCTGGAAACCAATCAAATTGTGGTGAGTGACAGTATATCAAGTAATTATCAAATCCAGAAGAAGTACCAAAGCAGCCTATTATACCTAAATGAAAGCTGGCTAAATAACCCATTGAATGAGGATATGTTTTTATTGATTGTTTCCGAGTATATAGCGCAAGTAGTAGAACCTAATTATCAGTATTCTTCTTTTGATATGCTTTATACCAAAAAATCAGAGGGAGTGGAAGAAGTTAAAGAAGCCAAAACATTTGATGAGGAGCTTTTATGGCTGATTGTGTTGTTGATCCTTTTAGAAAGGTATTTTAGTTTTAGAAAAAAGCATGTATAAGGATTTCGAAAAATATTGGTCGAAGCTCAAAAAGCAATTTCAACTATTGTTGGCAGCATCCATAGTGATTCCACTTGTGGCTGGAGTACTTTTACTGTTGTCAATTGCCAATATCGCGCATCTAAGTATTACTTTTGCCTTTTGGATCGTTTATACTGTATCCATAGCTAGTTTACTAATGCTATGGAACTCAAAACTATTTTGGAATAATCAAAAGCTGATCCAGTTTCTGCATCATAAATATCCTGATTTGGAATATAGCTTATCCATTTTCTTCCAAAAGGATATTAATTCTTTAGGAAAATTGCAGCAGGCAAAGATTTTTAAGCAACTACCTTCTATTCAAAATATAACTTTCCCAATACCTTTAAGAAAGGTGTTTATCTTATTGGTATTTAGTGGTTTATTGTATTTTGCTTCATTCAATTATCAAATGGAAAAACCTTCCGGAATTCAGTTGACATCAATCGAAAATAAGGCTGAGGTGGAAGTTGATAGTGCAAATCAAAATGAAGTTGGAAATTTTGCTTATCAATTAAAAGTATATCCACCAAGCTATACTGCTTTAAGAAGTTTTGAATGGCAAGGCAATAAAAAGATTCCGGAAGGAAGTCGGTTGGTTTTTACCAATCAGGGAAATATCAATTTCGATTTGATATGGCAAAATCAATATGAATTCAAGCTTACTGATAATCAATCCAAGACATTTTTTCTCAATCAGTCATCCATTTTCCAAATTGATTATTTGCAAAATGATGATTCTATTTCCTTGAAGCCTGAAATATTGGAAATGAAAAGAGATGAACCACCGATTCTCTCTACCAATTTGAAAGAAAATCGACATGAGGTTAGATGGGAAGATTTAGATAAGGATTTCAATTTGAATCTGACTTTGCAAGACGATTACGGAATTGGCTCGACTGACATTATCATGACCTTGAGTAGAGGAGAGGGCGAAGCGGTGAAGTTCCGGGAGATGAAACAATCCATTAGAGGCATTTCTCAGAAGCTTCAGCGACAGCAAAAGAGCATCAGCTTACCAATGGATACTTTTGATCTAGAGCCCGGTGATGAGCTTTATTTTTACTTTTCAGCTAAAGACAATAAAAAACCAAAAGCAAATACCGGCAAAACGGATGTCTATTTTCTTTCCATAGCAGATACGGTGGAATCAGAGCCTGTGGAGTATGAGGGCTTTGCATTGACTAACGAGGCAGAATATTTTAAAAGTCAGCGACAAATCATAATAGATACCGAGAAATTGCTAGAAGAGCAAAATCAAATCAGTCAAAATGAATTTGAACAAAGGAGTAATTCTATTGGTGCTGACCAGAAATTGCTAAGGTTAAGGTATGGTGTATTTTTAGGAGAAGAATATGAAACAACAGGAGGATTGGGAGAGGTGGATCATACAGGGCATGATCATGGCGCTATTGAAGGAGAGGATGATGAGCACGAAGGTCATGATCATGACGAGCAGGAATCCGAAAGTAATTTCTCCAACCCGATTTACAATGAAACCCCAGAATTGGAAGCATATGTGCATGCGCATGATGAATCTGAGCTATCCACTTTTTTAGATGCTAATGTAAAAGCCAAATTAAAAGCAGCGCTCACCAATATGTGGGAAGCGGAGCTTTATTTAAGAACCTACAAGCCAAAAGAAGCACTTCCTTTTGAGTATGAAGCCCTAAAACTGATAAAGGAGGTAAAGAGAGCCTCCAGAATTTATGTGGAAAGAATGGGCTTTGAACCACCTCCAATTGATGAAGAGAAAAAAAGATTGACAGGTGATTTGGATAAAATTGATGCCCAAACAACCGAAGAAGAACTGAGAGAAAAATCATTTGAAGAGAAACTGGCTGAAACTTATACTGAATTAAAAGCTGCTTATCAAGTTGGAGATATGAGTAAGGCTGAGGCAGTGGTAAATGATTTCACAGATGATTTAGTTTCAATAATTACTTCAGAACCTGTGCGCTATGGAAGTTTGTTGGCTACTGTTAAGCAATTCCGAAACACTAACTCACAAAGTAGACTAAGAGATATTTTAATCATAATGGAAGATATGCTGCCGGCATCAGTTTTGGAAGAGGCTAATGCAGGCAAAAGCATAAAAACCTCTTTGCATAAAACTTATTATGACTTGCTGAATGAATGATTTGATAAAAAATATCGGCTGGGAAAATAGTGTTGAAGTTTGGCATTTAGCTGTGCTTGCAGTAGTTTTTATACTTGCCTTCGTATGGGAAATCAGGAAGCAAAAGCCTCGAAAAGCATGGAGAACAATTGCTTTATTATTTGCATTTATTTCTCTGTATATCATTTATTTATCCCCATACATTTTAACTGAAAAATCAAAAAAGTCTGTATTGCTTATTGGGCAAAATATATCTGAAACTAAAGTGGATTCATTACGAATTACTTATGATTTGGAAATCTTTCAACGGCAATCAAATTCTAAATTTCAGAATATGGAGACGGAGCAGCAGATAATTTTAGCAGAACTCAATTATCAGATTGATACCGCTTTTGTTTATGGATATCTTCCGCAATTAAATCCTGACCATTATCAAGTCCGAGAAGATATTAAAATCGAAAAAGGTATTCAGATTGATTATCCGAAATCCATTGCCTTAGGTGATAGTTTGCAAATTAACATTCAGAATTTAGAGCACAGAACACTTAATATCACCGCTATTATTGCGAATAATAGTATTTCAATATCCATTCCAGGCGAAACTCATAGCCCTATTTCAATTCTACCAAAGTCATCAGGTTATATTTTATCAGAAATTAGAACGGACAATGAAGATTATCACTTTGCAGTTAAGGTGGAAAAACCCGAACATCATGTCATTCAAATCCTGGCTGCCACTCCTGATTTTGAGTGGAAATTTTTTAGTGATTATCTGAAATCTAAAAAGCATTCTGTCTATCAGAAAACTCAAATTTCCAAAGGAAAATTCAAATCTTCATTTTTCAATTGGCAGGATACTTTACAAATCAATAGGGGAGTTGCGAAAGATTTAAAAGTACTATTTGTAGATGCAAAAGCTTGGGCAGATTTAGTACCAAATGAGAAAAATCTATATCTAGAAAAATTGAAGGAAAACAAGGGGAGTTTAATCTTTAGAACTAACCCAAATAGCCGAATTCAGCTTAATTTAGACAAGCCTAAATCTACTAATATTTTTAGTACAAGCAATAATTTACTTGAGCAAAATAATTATAACTACTTACAATTCAATAATCTATATCAATTAGATGAAGTGGCAAAAAACAGTGTTTTCAGAAAAGTAAATCCTGATTTGATTTGCGGGATTTTAAATTTTCAAAACAGTTTTCAACTCAAGTTGTCAGGAAAAAATCGGGAATATGAACAAATTTGGTCTACTGTTTTTAGTGAATTAATCAGAAAATCATCTGAGATTTTTTATGATAAATCGAAATGGTCGGTTCATCATCAGCCCTTCTTTTTTAGACTTTGGTCAGATGAAAAAGTAGACAGTATTTCAATTTTCAATCTTCAAAACGACACCATCAAATTGCATTCGATGTCAGATTTTATGTATCCCGAAAGGAAGCATTTTATGTTTTATCCACAGCAAAAAGGCTGGCATTTTATCAAGGTGAAAAATCAATTGGATCCGATCCTATTTTTTGTTCATTCGGATTCTCTAGCTAACCAATCAGAATTCTTAAGTAATTACAATTATGATTACCTAAATTATCTTAATTTTACAGATTCAAGTATTAAGCAGAATGGTGAAAAGTATAATAAAGAATCCGTAACATTATGGTTCTTTGTTCTGTTTCTGTTGTGTGTAGGATATTTATGGATTGAAGATAAAATTACTTAAAATGACGCTAAGATTATTCGTGCTATTTGTTGTATTGTTTTCCACTTCAGCTTTAGCTCAAAATAGTAGCGAACCCATCAAATTACCTAAGTCTGTTTCTTTAAATCAATCCATTGATCTGCTTTCAGCATATATCCAAAGAGAGAGCGTATCTGGCAGTGAGAAAGAAGCAGCCATTTTTATAGAGGATTATATTTTAACCACAGATTTGAATCTAAAGGTTTTCTCTGATTTTTCAGATAATTATAATCTTGCTGCTTCACTATATCCCTTAAATTCAGGAAAGCCCAATATTATTTTACAAAGTCATATAGATGTTGTTCCAGTCGAAGATTTTGATGATTGGGAACACGATCCTTATAGTGGACATTTTGATGGAGAATACATTTATGGTAGAGGAGCTTTAGATGCTAAAGGATTAGGTATTATGCAATTGAAAGCCTTAGAAGCTTTTCAGCAGGATTATGATACTACAGACTTGCCTTTTAATGTAACAGTACTTTTTCTTTCTGCAGAAGAAACAGGTGGTGATAAAGGTGCAAGATACCTTATGAAGAATTTTAAAGAAGAACTTAATGCAGCAGTTATTCTAGGAGAAGGAGGAGCAGGTTATCAAAATGTTCTTAAAAACAAGCCTGATAAAGTGGTTTTTGGTGTTTCCATTGCTGAAAAGCAAAGTTTATGGTTGCAATTGAAGATTAATAGCAACTCTGCAGGCCATGGGGCTGCTCCTTCAAAAGACTATGCAAATATTCAATTAATTAGTAGTTTAAATAATCTTACCAACAGAAAAGTACTTTTACTTTTTAATAGAAGTACTAGAAGAATGTTCAGAAGCTTAGGAAGAGCTGAAGGAGGTGTCAGAGGCTTTTTTATTCGTAATATTAATTGGTCTATTTTAGCACCTTTCGTCCGAAAGCAAATTGACAGAGAACCTTTTCTATCCTCATTATTAACTAATACAGTGACGGTTACAAACATTTACAATCCACCCGGGCCACCTAATCAAGTCAGTAATTCTGCTACTGCAGTGTTGGATTGTCGTTTGGTGCCTGGGACATCGTCCAAGAGTTTTATTCGCTATATTGAAAGAAAACTAGATAATGATAATATTAAAGTAAGCGTAATTTCGGAAAGTCCTGAAGCTCAACCTTCACGTTTAAACAAATTTTATAGGGCTTTGGAGGATGCTATTGCTACCAGCTATCCTGATGCGGAAACAATACCGTTTTTATTTCCAGCAACTAGTGATAACAGTCTTTTTAGGTCTTATGATATTCCTTCCTACGGCCTTATTCCTGCTGTAATAACTGAGCGGGACATTAATAGTATTCATAGTACAAATGAAAGAATCAGCTTGGATGTGTTAGAATCAGGAATAGGCATTTATTATAACTTTCTAAAAGAAATCCAGTTAAAAGAACCGTTTTCCTTATTTGGAATTAATGATGATGAAGAATCTGAATAGAAATGAAGAAATCTAGAATTTTTTTACTTATCGCAATCCTATTTATGTTGATTGTATTTTACGTGGTTTACGATATGTCAAGGAAAACCAAATTTCCAAAAGGAAGACCGGGTGCAGAAACTGAACAAAACAAATCTGTTAAAGATAGTGTTGAGCAAAAAGACCCTATGGAAGTTGAAATCCGAAGGTAAATTGATCTTAATAGATAGGTGTAATGGTGAGAGCTATTAACTTCCTTATAATTAGCACCTATAAAACAATTTTTGGTGTAATTGAATTTTAGAATACATACAATTTGAGAAATGAGTGAAGCAGGCAAAAAAATAGATGTTGATAAAATTGATTTAGAAAAAATGAAGGAAGGCACTTCTGATAAGCCTGGAACTATTGCCTTTCCTCATCATTCTGGTAGTGCTATTATTAAACCCACTGATAGAGGTAAAATAAAGGGTCGTGCTGTTTCAGCTATGCATGAGCAAACTGATAGGCAAATGACTCAGCTATATGAGCAAATGCAATTATTAGCTAAACAAGCAAATGATCTAAAAAGCCGTGTTGAAATTTCAGAACGTATCTATCTAGCTAAAATCAATTTTGAACCACTTATTAATCATACCTATCATATGTATGAAGATGCTGAAGGAAAAGACATATTGTCCTTGATTGCACCCGGAGAATGGGGCAGAAGCCAAAATAGTATGAAGTATTTGGCTAGTGTTAAACTGCTGGCAGATCATACTTGGGAGGTTTTGGAGAAAGCCAAGGACTGCTAAATTGCTAGCTGGCGGGTTAAAGAATCTTTAGTAACTAAAGTTACTCCATTCCAATCCTTTCATTAGTATATTGAACTAATCAATAATGAAAGTGAATCATGAAAACTTTAGGACTAATTGGAGGCACATCATGGCATGCTACAGTAGAGTATTATAGCCAAATTAATCAGAAAGTGGGGGATGTGATTGGTAAACAAGCCAATCCCGAACTGATTATTTATAGCATTAATATTGAATTAATGCGGGAGCAGAATAAGGAAAAGATCCAAGCTAAATATCTTGAAGTCAGTAAAAAGCTTCAAGAAGTCAAAGCAGAAGGTATTATAATTTGTGCCAATACTCCTCACATGATTTATGATTACGTACAGCCTAAAATTGATATTCCAATTTTACACATTGGTGTAGCTACAGGACGAGCAGCGCAGGATGCTGGGCTTAAGACTTTGGGATTATTGGGCAACAAACCCACTATGACGGGAAAATTTATTCCTTCAATTCTAGAAAATGATTTCGGAATAAAGATTATAATTCCGGAAGGGGAAGATTTAGATCAATCCCATCATTATGTTTCCAAAGAACTTACACAAGGCACATTTTCACAAGAGGCTAAAGCATTTTACCTCAAACAAATAAAGGAAATGAAAAGTAGAGGAGCGGACGGAATTATTCTAGGTTGTACGGAATTACCTTTGTTATTGAAAGATATTAAAGCTGATTTACCTATGTTGGCTACCACTGATTTGCATATTGAAATGGCTGTAAATTTTATTTTAGACCATTAAAAATTTTAATAAACTTAACAAAAGTAGAAGCTATAAGTTACATTCTAAAATTAAAAAATGGAAACTACCCAGACGCTTCAGCTTAAACCTATTAAGTTTAAAACACACATTTTCACCAAGGAATATGAATCACCTTATCAAGAATCTCAAATTTGGGATTGGTTGAATGATCCTAAAACTTTTACTGACAATCAGGTTTGGCCATTTAGAGTAGAGTTTCTACGAAATGAAAATCAGGAGCATGATTTTGAAGAAGGGGTTTTGAACATACATCATGGACCAATGCTTTCATTGGCAGGTGAAATTGGTGAGATTACTTCCCATTATAGAGATTTGCAATATTTTTACGGAAGTTACGCTATTTCATTTCGAATTATTCGTCCTTTCAGACTTGAGTTTAGGACTGAAGATAAAGAGGATAAACGTATTGTGAGAGTACAACTGAGTAGTTATGTAGCCCCCTCTTTCTATAAAATCTGGAATTGGAGTCAAAGTATTTTTTGGAGTCGCTTTGGAAGATGGATGAATAAAAGCATTAAAAAGAGAATATCATGAGTTTAATTGAATTAAAAGATAACTTATCTGATGTTAAAAGTACTATGCTTGGTGCACTGAATCAAGCAGGCAATGATAAGCGTTCTGCTTTTCGATATATCATATTGAATACTATTTCAGAAGGAATTCCAAATACAAGGTATGTAGTCTTAAGAAAATTCAAAACTGATTCTCAGGAGCTATTTATTTTTACTGATTACAGATCAAATAAAATTAGAGAAATCAAGGAAAATCCTTTTGCATCTGTTTTAGCTTATGATCAACAAAATAAATGTCAAATTAAATTGAAGGGGAAAATTAACATTCATCATCAGGACGAAATAGCTGATGATTTATGGGATTCAGTTGAAGATGGACAAGAATCCTACAATACTAAATCGCAGCCAGGGAAAAAGGTTGATTCTTTGAATGATGCTCATCAAATGAAAAATGATTATGATGATAAATATTTCGCTGTGTTGATCATGAAGGTTTCAAAAGCAGAAATTCTTCAACTTAAGGGAGA harbors:
- a CDS encoding M20 family metallopeptidase, which gives rise to MTLRLFVLFVVLFSTSALAQNSSEPIKLPKSVSLNQSIDLLSAYIQRESVSGSEKEAAIFIEDYILTTDLNLKVFSDFSDNYNLAASLYPLNSGKPNIILQSHIDVVPVEDFDDWEHDPYSGHFDGEYIYGRGALDAKGLGIMQLKALEAFQQDYDTTDLPFNVTVLFLSAEETGGDKGARYLMKNFKEELNAAVILGEGGAGYQNVLKNKPDKVVFGVSIAEKQSLWLQLKINSNSAGHGAAPSKDYANIQLISSLNNLTNRKVLLLFNRSTRRMFRSLGRAEGGVRGFFIRNINWSILAPFVRKQIDREPFLSSLLTNTVTVTNIYNPPGPPNQVSNSATAVLDCRLVPGTSSKSFIRYIERKLDNDNIKVSVISESPEAQPSRLNKFYRALEDAIATSYPDAETIPFLFPATSDNSLFRSYDIPSYGLIPAVITERDINSIHSTNERISLDVLESGIGIYYNFLKEIQLKEPFSLFGINDDEESE
- a CDS encoding DUF2452 domain-containing protein translates to MSEAGKKIDVDKIDLEKMKEGTSDKPGTIAFPHHSGSAIIKPTDRGKIKGRAVSAMHEQTDRQMTQLYEQMQLLAKQANDLKSRVEISERIYLAKINFEPLINHTYHMYEDAEGKDILSLIAPGEWGRSQNSMKYLASVKLLADHTWEVLEKAKDC
- a CDS encoding aspartate/glutamate racemase family protein; amino-acid sequence: MKTLGLIGGTSWHATVEYYSQINQKVGDVIGKQANPELIIYSINIELMREQNKEKIQAKYLEVSKKLQEVKAEGIIICANTPHMIYDYVQPKIDIPILHIGVATGRAAQDAGLKTLGLLGNKPTMTGKFIPSILENDFGIKIIIPEGEDLDQSHHYVSKELTQGTFSQEAKAFYLKQIKEMKSRGADGIILGCTELPLLLKDIKADLPMLATTDLHIEMAVNFILDH
- a CDS encoding pyridoxamine 5'-phosphate oxidase family protein — translated: MSLIELKDNLSDVKSTMLGALNQAGNDKRSAFRYIILNTISEGIPNTRYVVLRKFKTDSQELFIFTDYRSNKIREIKENPFASVLAYDQQNKCQIKLKGKINIHHQDEIADDLWDSVEDGQESYNTKSQPGKKVDSLNDAHQMKNDYDDKYFAVLIMKVSKAEILQLKGDGHIRAFLDFESDESSYLVP